A region of Fusarium keratoplasticum isolate Fu6.1 chromosome 6, whole genome shotgun sequence DNA encodes the following proteins:
- a CDS encoding SGTA-dimer domain-containing protein — protein sequence MASTHTSKQRLALAICDFLSASTNDGTLTADDKDSIDVAVNCIAESFKVDPTDTSAVAAAVGSQNLLQIYSVFEKARADKPAAAAASTPAPSAPEPTEEQKKESEGLKSKGNAAMAQKNYGLAIDLYTQALGLNPVNAVFLSNRAAAHSANKDHASARADAEAAVSIDPGYTKAWSRLGLARFALGDARGAMEAYARGIEHEGNGGSDAMKKGYETAKRRVQEMEAEEDSLNRAAPGVGVDVNANPGMPDLGNLASMFGGAGGPGGAGGGMPDLGSIMNNPMFANMAQKLMSNPDLMNNLMSNPRLREMADRYSSGGGMPDLNSLMSDPQIGEMARSMMGGGGPGAGGNPFGGAGGQGGAQQ from the exons ATG GCGTCCACACACACCTCCAAGCAGCGCCTCGCGCTCGCCATCTGCGACTTCCTCTCGGCCTCAACAAATGACGGCACCCTCACagccgacgacaaggactCGATCGACGTGGCCGTCAACTGCATCGCCGAGTCCTTCAAGGTCGACCCCACCGACACCTCggccgtcgccgccgccgtcggaTCCCAGAACCTCCTCCAGATCTACTCCGTCTTTGAAAAGGCCCGCGCCGACAagcccgccgccgctgccgcttcTACTCCCGCCCCTTCCGCCCCCGAGCCTACCGAGGAGCAAAAGAAGGAGTCCGAGGGTCTCAAGTCAAAGGGCAACGCCGCCATGGCCCAGAAGAACTATGGCCTCGCCATCGACCTCTACACCCAGGCTCTTGGCCTAAACCCCGTCAACGCCgtcttcctctccaaccGCGCCGCTGCCCACTCGGCCAACAAGGACCACGCCTCCGCCCGCGCCGACGCTGAGGCCGCCGTCAGCATCGACCCCGGCTACACAAAGGCCTGGTCCCGCCTGGGCCTCGCCCGCTTCGCTCTCGGTGACGCTCGAGGTGCCATGGAGGCCTACGCCCGCGGCATTGAGCACGAGGGCAACGGTGGTTCCGATGCCATGAAGAAGGGCTACGAGACGGCCAAGCGCCGTGTCCAGGAGatggaggccgaggaggactcGCTCAACCGCGCCGCCCCCGGTGTCGGTGTCGATGTCAACGCCAACCCCGGTATGCCCGACCTTGGCAACCTCGCCAGCATGTTTGGCGGTGCTGGCGGCCCTGGTGGTGCCGGCGGTGGCATGCCCgaccttggcagcatcaTGAACAACCCCATGTTTGCCAACATGGCCCAGAAGCTCATGAGCAACCCTGACTTGATGAACAACCTCATGAGCAACCCTCGTCTGCGCGAGATGGCCGACCGCTACTCTAGCGGCGGTGGTATGCCCGATCTCAACAGCCTGATGTCTGACCCTCAGATCGGTGAGAT GGCTCGATCTATGATGGGCGGTGGTGGCCCTGGTGCTGGAGGCAACCcctttggtggtgctggtggaCAGGGCGGTGCGCAACAGTAA
- a CDS encoding C2H2-type domain-containing protein: MAPDSWSEADSISQHSSMSHQDDSLDRQLLRHLMRRYGREGVAQLMDEEATSPAISHCVYLGLVVANFPSSSVNDGASVISSSTYSSVKSEDAASLFDTASVRTFSSDNSSVRGSIISNVSARTAKLLGRKSNQSTRPSTSQSTHREEEAATTPSGDSATPAPHAPKQKGSFTCGFCREEDIQKTCTRKNDLKRHIEDFHNTNAQWFCRHSDCNMVFDWQTAYKTHLKQAHGGSRMTLDEAKVNLCPQTVFACGFENCPQVFEAPSDDDADSTFKEFVAHVVKHFDEGSNSGEWTYSGRMRNLLKQSGLVRAWANSSWPEEERNRLQWHPQSSGILRKRLETRHLGDLQLMVQYAIALGSEPSSITKYREDFINPVKDQCRQPIPGHKSRAPPLPPSGPSPDADQYQFRISRGTNPNLAAYLASQRRVYVPRPGPVRSGRSARPPRHTMPATTAAPAPMPHHFQYANIPQAQMYDPRQQQQFAMMQQATGGIIAEDLRSLRSIANSMPEQDIDMNDADMMDAGFMQEPAFSAPYDPQSMTTSASDASCLTPTTPISQQMSFGGYDSAYA, translated from the exons ATGGCTCCGGACTCGTGGTCCGAGGCCGATAGCATATCTCAACATTCTTCCATGTCGCATCAGGATGATTCGCTCGATCGTCAACTACTCCGCCATCTTATGCGCCGCTATGGTCGCGAAGGTGTCGCCCAGttgatggacgaggaggcaaCCTCGCCTGCCATCTCTC ACTGCGTCTACCTGGGCCTCGTTGTCGCTAATTTTCCGTCTTCATCAGTCAACGATGGAGCCTCAGTCATCTCTTCAAGTACATATTCCTCGGTAAAGTCCGAGGATGCCGCCAGCCTCTTCGATACCGCCAGCGTGCGAACCTTTTCCTCCGATAACTCTTCTGTCCGTggcagcatcatctccaaTGTGTCAGCACGCACTGCCAAGCTACTTGGTCGCAAATCAAATCAGTCTACTCGCCCTTCTACTTCGCAGTCAACACAtcgagaggaagaggccgcGACGACCCCGTCAGGTGATTCCGCAACTCCGGCTCCGCACGCACCCAAACAAAAGGGTTCCTTCACATGTGGCTTCTGCAGGGAAGAAGACATTCAAAAGACGTGTACGCGTAAAAATGACTTGAAGCGTCATATCGAGGACTTTCACAACACCAATGCCCAGTGGTTCTGTCGTCATTCGGATTGCAACATGGTTTTCGACTGGCAGACGGCGTACAAGACCCATCTGAAACAGGCCCACGGTGGCTCTCGCATGActctcgacgaggccaaggtgaaCTTGTGTCCTCAGACCGTTTTTGCCTGTGGCTTCGAAAACTGCCCTCAAGTTTTTGAGGCTcccagcgacgacgatgccgactCGACCTTTAAGGAGTTTGTGGCCCACGTGGTGAAGCATTTCGACGAAGGATCCAACAGTGGAGAGTGGACATATTCTGGAAGGATGCGAAATCTGTTGAAGCAGTCAGGATTGGTGCGAGCCTGGGCGAACTCTTCATGGCCCGAGGAAGAACGAAATCGTTTGCAATGGCATCCCCAGTCCAGTGGCATCCTGCGGAAACGACTCGAAACGCGGCATCTGGGCGACCTGCAACTCATGGTTCAATATGCCATTGCCCTCGGTTCGGAGCCgtcctccatcaccaagtaCCGCGAGGACTTTATCAACCCCGTCAAGGACCAGTGCCGCCAGCCAATTCCAGGACACAAGTCGCGGgcacctcctcttccaccttCGGGTCCCTCTCCTGATGCCGATCAGTATCAGTTCCGCATTTCTCGGGGGACAAACCCCAACTTGGCAGCGTATCTGGCTTCTCAACGGCGTGTCTATGTACCACGTCCTGGTCCAGTTCGCTCCGGTCGTTCCGCCCGGCCACCTCGTCATACGATGCCTGCGACAACGGCAGCTCCGGCACCTATGCCGCATCACTTTCAGTATGCAAACATACCCCAGGCGCAGATGTACGACcctcggcagcagcagcaattTGCTATGATGCAGCAGGCCACAGGGGGTATTATCGCCGAGGATCTCCGAAGCCTTCGGTCTATCGCCAACAGCATGCCTGAGCAAGACATCGACATGAACGAtgccgacatgatggacgCTGGATTCATGCAGGAGCCAGCCTTTTCGGCTCCTTATGACCCCCAGAGCATGACCACCTCGGCATCTGATGCTTCATGCCTTACTCCTACTACCCCTATAAGTCAGCAAATGTCATTTGGAGGCTATGATTCTGCATATGCCTAG
- a CDS encoding Pyr-redox-2 domain-containing protein — MVPDSIRLVGKALNFFIPYLGTLAVQRVAAIYHNWTWHDTPDAQNVVIIGGSFAGIELAKRLAETLPKGYKAVLIEKNSHLNYSFNFPRFSVMEGHEHEAFIPYDAICRGGPPGILTRIQDTVVDITENQIILASGNKIDYTYLAIATGSSQPLPVQVSATELPDACREMRGVQAKIKASQRIAIVGGGAVGVQIASDTKGFYPDKDVTLIHSRGQLMNYFGKRLQDYTLTALRDELKIRVLLNERPKLPPQGNMATSATLTFSDGREEKFDLIIGCTGQRPNSSVLQSLYPSAISKETSRILVEPTLQVSGDGSLASGARIFAFGDVADHGGPHMARAGWMQSRVVLDNILAMIRGEKPTQTYKPNMFIEGAIKLTLGKTQNVVYSMENDGSDVLVPGNGHLDLDIKRAWSQFGADFKQASIPN, encoded by the exons ATGGTACCGGATAGCATCAGGCTAGTCGGCAAGGCATTGAACTTCTTCATTCCCTACCTCGGAACACTTGCTGTTCAGCGCGTGGCTGCTATTTATCACAACTGGACATGGCACGACACGCCCGATGCTCAGAACGTCGTCATTATCGGGGGTTCCTTTGCTGGCATCGAGCTGGCAAAACGCCTGGCAGAGACTCTCCCTAAGGGATATAAGGCTGTTTTGATTGAGAAGAATTCTCATCTCAACTACTCCTTCAACTTCCCTCGCTTTTCTGTCATGGAGGGGCATGAACACGAAGCTTTCATCCCCTACGATGCCATTTGCCGGGGAGGGCCTCCTGGAATTTTGACACGCATTCAGGATACGGTCGTGGACATCACTGAGAATCAGATCATCCTGGCGTCGGGGAACAAAATCGACTACACGTACCTTGCCATCGCCACAGGTTCCTCGCAGCCACTCCCAGTGCAAGTCTCTGCAACCGAACTTCCAGATGCTTGCCGCGAGATGCGAGGGGTACAAGCAAAGATCAAAGCGAGCCAGAGGATTGCCATCGTCGGCGGAGGAGCCGTGGGCGTTCAGATTGCCAGTGACACCAAGGGCTTTTATCCAGACAAGGACGTCACGCTGATACACTCACGCGGCCAGCTCATGAATTACTTTGGAAAGAGGTTGCAGGACTATACCTTGACTGCACTTCGAGATGAGCTGAAGATTCGCGTTCTGTTGAATGAGAGACCCAAGCTTCCTCCACAGGGGAATATGGCTACATCAGCGACCTTGACTTTCTCAGACGGACGAGAGGAGAAGTTTGATCTTATT ATTGGGTGTACCGGACAGCGGCCCAACTCGTCTGTTCTTCAGTCTCTATATCCCAGCGCCATTTCCAAAGAGACGTCTCGGATTCTAGTTGAGCCAACCCTCCAGGTATCAGGAGATGGATCTCTCGCCTCTGGAGCCCGCATCTTTGCTTTCGGAGACGTCGCTGATCACGGAGGTCCACACATGGCACGAGCAGGATGGATGCAATCCAGAGTTGTACTGGACAACATCCTTGCCATGATTCGAGGGGAGAAACCAACACAAACGTACAAGCCCAATATGTTTATTGAGGGCGCCATCAAGTTGACTCTGGGGAAAACGCAGAATGTCGTCTACTCCATGGAGAACGATGGCTCTGATGTGTTGGTTCCCGGAAATGGACATCTGGACCTCGATATCAAGCGAGCGTGGAGTCAGTTTGGTGCAGATTTCAAGCAAGCAAGTATTCCTAACTGA
- a CDS encoding Galactokinase, which translates to MSRSVPVANALADIYPPASLATEAPRWNHLLTKFESVYGHPATFVARSPGRVNIIGEHIDYSLYSVLPMAITADALLAVSHTPVADDAKTFRIRIANVEDKFEARDFEIPIDGDVTIDATKLEWTNYFKSGLRGVLGLLRKKHGAGFRPCNMELLMDGTVPVGGGLSSSAAVVSTSSLAILLANGEKEVDKKELTELAIVNERAVGVNSGGMDQAASVFSEKGAALFVSFSPSLEARPVKFPPTHPELCFVIVQSFVTSNKQVTGPIHYNLRVVECSMAAAYLNAVLNPPGTQLPEDAGPLGISLQGFHETFFYHLNGSDYAAAKSVTKEEELKKLIEVTKNTLTQEEGYTREEVAKVLNITVEELEARFMSRLPVRAERFKLRQRALHVFTEALRVLHFMALLENPVHTGATDTTPFNKELGHLLNETHVSCRDLFQCSCPELDEICNISLRSGAYGARVTGAGWGGCSVHLVPADKVEAVTEALEKEYFSKRELTEEQRKGAVVVSRPATGSAIYYIQDGVKP; encoded by the exons ATGTCTCGCTCCGTCCCCGTCGCAAACGCTCTCGCTGACATCTACCCTCCGGCCTCTCTCGCGACCGAAGCACCACGATGGAATCACCTCCTCACCAAGTTTGAGTCCGTATATGGACATCCAGCTACTTTTGTTGCTCGCTCACCTGGCCGAGTCAACATTATCGGCGAGCACATTGACTACTCCCTCTACTCGGTGCTCCCCATGGCCATCACCGCCGACGCCCTCCTGGCCGTGTCTCACACCCCCGTCGCCGACGACGCCAAGACATTCCGCATCCGCATCGCTAATGTGGAGGACAAGTTTGAGGCCAGGGACTTTGAGATTCCTATCGACGGAGACGTGACGATCGATGCGACAAAACTGGAGTGGACGAATTACTTCAAGAGTGGGCTTCGAGGTGTGCTTGGTttgttgaggaagaagcatgGAGCTGGATTCAGACCTTGCAATATGGAGCTCCTCATGGACGGGACAGTTCCCGTCGGTGGAGGATTGAGCTCGAGTGCTGCTGTGGTGAGCACCAGTTCGTTGGCTATCTTGCTGGCCAAcggcgagaaggaggtggacaagaaggaatTGACAGAgctcgccatcgtcaacgagCGTGCCGTAGGAGTCAACTCAGGAGG CATGGATCAGGCCGCCTCTGTTTTCTCTGAGAAAGGCGCAGCCCTCTTTGTCTCGTTCAGCCCAAGCCTCGAGGCTCGACCTGTCAAGTTTCCCCCTACACACCCAGAGCTCTGCTTTGTTATCGTGCAGTCCTTTGTCACATCCAACAAGCAGGTTACAGGTCCGATTCACTACAACCTGCGTGTAGTCGAGTGCAGCATGGCTGCGGCTTATCTTAATGCTGTCCTTAACCCTCCGGGCACTCAGCTACCAGAGGACGCGGGTCCCTTGGGTATTAGTCTGCAGGGTTTCCATGAGACCTTCTTCTACCATCTTAACGGCTCAGACTACGCAGCTGCCAAGAGTGTTActaaggaggaggagcttaAGAAGTTGATCGAGGTGACAAAGAACACTCTGACACAGGAGGAGGGTTATACGCGAGAGGAGGTGGCCAAGGTGCTCAACATCACGGTCGAAGAGCTTGAAGCCCGCTTCATGTCCCGCCTCCCAGTCCGGGCTGAACGCTTCAAGCTCCGTCAGCGTGCCCTGCACGTCTTCACAGAGGCCCTCCGTGTCCTCCACTTCATGGCTCTCCTCGAGAACCCCGTCCACACGGGCGCAACCGACACAACACCCTTCAACAAGGAACTCGGCCACCTCCTCAACGAAACGCATGTGTCTTGCCGTGACCTATTCCAGTGCAGCTGCCCcgagcttgacgagatctGCAACATCTCGCTGCGGTCCGGAGCTTACGGTGCACGGGTTACCGGCGCGGGATGGGGAGGTTGCAGCGTGCACCTCGTTCCGGCGGACAAGGTCGAGGCTGTTACAGAAGCGTTGGAGAAGGAGTACTTTTCCAAGCGGGAACTTACAGAGGAGCAGAGGAAGGGGGCCGTTGTCGTGAGCCGGCCCGCGACGGGAAGTGCAATTTACTATATTCAGGACGGTGTAAAGCCATAA